One window of the Bos indicus isolate NIAB-ARS_2022 breed Sahiwal x Tharparkar chromosome 15, NIAB-ARS_B.indTharparkar_mat_pri_1.0, whole genome shotgun sequence genome contains the following:
- the LOC139187148 gene encoding olfactory receptor 2AG2-like, with the protein MEHWNFTLGSGFILMGILNDSLSPELICATVTVLYMLALTSNCLLLLAITMDARLHVPMYLLLRQLSLMDLLFMSVVTPKAFMDFLLSENTISFVGCALQMFLALTLGGAEDLLLAFMAYDRYVAICHPLNYMVLMRPRVCWLMVATSWVLASLSALGHTLYTMHFPFCMSQEISHLLCEIPPLLKLACADTSRYEFMVYVTGVTFLLLPISAIVSSYTLILLTVLHMPSNEGRQKALVTCSSHLTVVGMFYGPATFMYVLPSSLHSPKQDNIVSVFYTMVTPALNPLIYSLRNKEVMGALRRVLGKYIL; encoded by the coding sequence ATGGAGCACTGGAACTTCACCCTGGGAAGTGGCTTCATATTGATGGGGATTCTGAATGACAGTTTGTCTCCTGAGCTGATCTGTGCTACAGTCACAGTCCTGTACATGCTGGCCCTCACCAGCAATTGCCTTCTGCTCCTGGCCATCACAATGGATGCCCGACTCCATGTGCCCATGTACCTCCTGCTCAGGCAGCTGTCTCTCATGGACCTCCTCTTCATGTCTGTTGTCACTCCCAAGGCCTTCATGGATTTTCTGCTCAGTGAAAACACCATCTCCTTTGTGGGCTGTGCCCTTCAGATGTTTCTGGCACTGACCCTGGGTGGTGCAGAGGACCTCCTACTGGCCTTCATGGCCTATGACAGGTATGTGGCCATTTGTCATCCTCTGAACTACATGGTCCTCATGAGGCCAAGGGTCTGCTGGCTCATGGTGGCCACATCGTGGGTCCTGGCTTCCCTGAGTGCTCTAGGACATACCTTGTACACCATGCACTTCCCTTTCTGCATGTCCCAAGAGATCAGCCACCTGCTCTGTGAGATCCCACCTCTACTGAAGTTGGCCTGTGCAGATACTTCCAGATATGAATTCATGGTATATGTGACAGGTGTGACTTTCCTCTTGCTCCCCATTTCTGCTATTGTTTCCTCCTATACACTAATCCTACTTACTGTGCTCCACATGCCCTCAAATGAAGGGAGGCAGAAAGCCCTGGTCACCTGCTCTTCCCACCTGACTGTGGTCGGGATGTTCTATGGACCTGCCACATTCATGTATGTTCTGCCCAGTTCCCTCCACAGTCCCAAGCAAGACAACATCGTCTCTGTCTTCTACACGATGGTCACCCCAGCCCTGAACCCCCTGATATACAGCCTGAGGAATAAAGAGGTTATGGGGGCTTTGAGGAGGGTCCTGGGAAAATACATACTATAG
- the LOC139187218 gene encoding olfactory receptor 2AG1-like: MEHWNSTLGSGFILMGILNDSLSPELICATVTVLYMLALTSNCLLLLAITMDARLHVPMYLLLRQLSLMDLLFMSVVTPKSFMDFLLSENTNSFVGCALQMFLALTLGGAEDLLLAFMAYDRYVAICHPLNYMVLMRPRVCWLMVATSWILASLSAIVYTVYTMHYPFCKAREISHLLCEIPPLLKLACADTSIYELTVYVMGVTFLIPPLVAILASYTLILLTVLHMPSNEGRQKALVTCSSHLTVVGMFYGAATFMYVLPSPLHSPKEDNIISVFYTIVTPALNPLIYSLRNKEVMGALRRILGRYMLWTHS; this comes from the coding sequence ATGGAGCACTGGAACTCTACTCTGGGAAGTGGCTTCATATTGATGGGGATTCTGAATGACAGTTTGTCTCCTGAGCTGATCTGTGCTACAGTCACAGTCCTGTACATGCTGGCCCTCACCAGCAATTGCCTTCTGCTCCTGGCCATCACAATGGATGCCCGACTCCATGTGCCCATGTACCTCCTGCTCAGGCAGCTCTCTCTCATGGACCTCCTCTTCATGTCTGTTGTCACTCCCAAGTCCTTCATGGATTTTCTGCTCAGTGAAAACACCAACTCCTTTGTGGGCTGTGCCCTTCAGATGTTTCTGGCACTGACCCTGGGTGGTGCAGAGGACCTCCTACTGGCCTTCATGGCCTATGACAGGTATGTGGCCATTTGTCATCCTCTGAACTACATGGTCCTCATGAGGCCGAGGGTCTGCTGGCTCATGGTGGCCACATCCTGGATTTTGGCATCCCTTAGTGCCATTGTATATACTGTGTACACCATGCACTATCCCTTTTGCAAAGCCCGTGAGATCAGCCACCTGCTCTGTGAGATCCCACCTCTGTTGAAGTTGGCCTGTGCAGATACTTCCATATATGAACTCACGGTGTATGTGATGGGTGTGACCTTCTTGATTCCTCCTCTTGTTGCTATCCTTGCCTCCTACACACTAATCCTACTTACTGTGCTCCACATGCCCTCAAATGAAGGGAGGCAGAAAGCTCTGGTCACCTGCTCTTCCCACCTGACTGTGGTCGGGATGTTCTATGGAGCTGCCACATTCATGTATGTTCTGCCCAGTCCCCTGCACAGTCCCAAGGAAGACAACATCATCTCTGTCTTCTACACAATTGTCACCCCAGCCCTGAACCCCCTTatctacagcctgaggaataAAGAGGTCATGGGGGCCTTAAGGAGAATCCTGGGTAGATATATGCTATGGACACACTCCTGA